One genomic window of Staphylococcus hsinchuensis includes the following:
- a CDS encoding PTS transporter subunit IIC yields the protein MSTSKNASMTGKQFFSNILQAVGAGVVIALLPNALLGELLKFFKTGNLLLENIYQFVVLIQSFMAFIIGVLAAHQFKFNGPGAAMTGVSAMLGSGAVVISEGGFMLKGIGDIINTIIVVIIACFFYMLLQNKLSSLEMIILPVLIPVLSGIIGIFTLKYVSHITKALGNMVNTFTELNPLLMSVLICVTYALLMVTPISVVAIATAISLSGLGSGAANMGIVAACVTFLFGSLRINGAGVNIVLLIGAAKMMIPVYFKHLIIAVPLAINGIICGLVAYFIDIKGTPMSAGFGYTGLVGPINAFNRMDGDPTMNIILLVIGYLVIPFTSGYLVHQLCKKILPRYSDEIYKFEITNQ from the coding sequence ATGTCGACAAGTAAAAATGCCTCAATGACAGGCAAACAATTTTTCAGTAATATTTTACAAGCGGTTGGAGCAGGGGTAGTTATTGCTTTGTTACCTAATGCGCTACTTGGGGAATTATTAAAGTTCTTTAAAACTGGTAACCTTTTATTGGAAAATATTTATCAATTTGTAGTACTCATTCAATCATTTATGGCTTTTATTATTGGAGTTTTAGCGGCACATCAATTTAAATTTAATGGCCCAGGTGCTGCTATGACTGGAGTTTCTGCCATGTTAGGCAGTGGTGCTGTTGTTATTTCTGAAGGTGGCTTTATGTTGAAAGGTATAGGAGATATAATTAATACGATTATTGTTGTTATTATTGCTTGTTTCTTCTATATGTTATTACAAAATAAGCTCAGTTCATTAGAAATGATTATTTTACCTGTTTTAATACCAGTACTAAGTGGAATCATAGGTATTTTTACTTTGAAATATGTTTCTCACATAACAAAAGCTTTAGGTAATATGGTAAATACATTCACAGAGCTCAATCCGTTGTTAATGTCTGTATTAATATGCGTAACCTATGCATTATTGATGGTTACACCTATATCAGTAGTGGCTATTGCAACTGCAATTAGTTTGTCTGGTTTAGGAAGTGGCGCGGCAAATATGGGTATTGTAGCTGCTTGTGTAACGTTCTTATTTGGTTCACTTCGCATTAATGGTGCTGGCGTGAATATCGTGTTATTGATAGGTGCAGCTAAAATGATGATTCCAGTTTACTTTAAGCATTTGATTATCGCTGTACCGCTAGCTATTAATGGTATTATATGTGGACTCGTTGCTTACTTTATCGATATTAAAGGCACGCCAATGTCTGCAGGATTTGGTTATACAGGTCTCGTTGGTCCTATTAATGCATTTAACCGTATGGATGGAGACCCAACAATGAATATTATACTTTTAGTTATAGGCTACTTAGTTATTCCATTTACTTCAGGATATCTTGTGCATCAATTATGTAAAAAGATATTACCTCGATATTCAGATGAAATATACAAATTTGAAATTACAAATCAATAA
- the perR gene encoding peroxide-responsive transcriptional repressor PerR, with the protein MSAEMDTIEHELEDSIATLRQAGIRITPQRQAILKFMIASHTHPTADEIYQALSPDFPNISVATIYNNLRVFKETGIVKELPYGDSSSRFDFNTHNHYHVICEQCGKIVDFHYPQLDEVEQLAQHVTDFNVTHHRMEIYGLCKECQDKKSNS; encoded by the coding sequence ATGAGTGCAGAAATGGATACAATTGAACACGAATTAGAAGATTCGATTGCTACATTAAGACAAGCCGGGATTAGAATTACTCCCCAGAGACAAGCAATTTTAAAATTTATGATTGCTTCGCATACACATCCAACTGCAGATGAAATTTATCAAGCACTTTCACCAGATTTTCCTAATATAAGTGTTGCTACAATATACAATAATTTACGTGTTTTTAAAGAAACAGGTATAGTCAAAGAATTACCATATGGTGATTCTTCTAGTCGTTTCGATTTTAATACACATAACCATTATCATGTTATATGTGAACAGTGTGGTAAGATTGTTGATTTCCATTATCCACAATTGGATGAAGTTGAGCAATTAGCCCAACACGTAACTGACTTTAATGTAACGCATCACCGTATGGAAATTTATGGTCTGTGTAAAGAATGCCAAGATAAAAAATCTAACAGTTAA
- a CDS encoding phosphoglycerate dehydrogenase, whose product MKVVGLRRLGDMEDKLQQQFKDVDFIFTDGVSEVKKEDQDDLDIIFGYDGNISQSFLEQCPQLKWIAWYSTGVNNLPLKYIDENNILLTNGRGIHAKQMAEFIIGFILDDYKMMRTSYDNQNNRKYDSKITAPMVKGERILFLGTGNIAQRTTTIAKALGLHITGVNTSGRSVKDFEKTYAIDDLNEALEQADIVVNTLPETEKTVHLLNKAHFERMKDTALFINVGRGTIVKEEIIINALKERLIRYAYLDVFENEPLKSNNPLYDLENVTITAHITGNGADHSKEATLLFMDNLSHFLNYGKLIENEVEPQNGY is encoded by the coding sequence ATGAAAGTGGTTGGATTAAGAAGATTAGGAGATATGGAAGATAAGCTACAACAACAATTTAAAGATGTTGATTTCATTTTTACCGATGGCGTATCCGAAGTAAAAAAGGAAGATCAAGATGATTTAGATATTATATTTGGTTATGATGGCAACATATCTCAATCCTTTCTAGAACAATGCCCTCAATTAAAATGGATTGCTTGGTACTCAACTGGTGTAAATAATTTACCACTTAAATATATAGATGAAAATAACATTTTATTAACGAATGGTAGAGGGATCCATGCGAAACAAATGGCAGAATTTATAATCGGCTTTATTTTAGACGACTATAAAATGATGAGAACGTCTTATGATAATCAAAATAATAGAAAGTACGATTCAAAGATTACTGCACCTATGGTTAAAGGAGAACGTATACTATTTTTAGGAACTGGCAATATCGCTCAACGTACCACTACTATTGCAAAAGCACTCGGTCTTCATATTACTGGTGTAAACACATCTGGTAGATCAGTTAAAGATTTTGAAAAAACGTATGCAATTGATGACCTAAATGAAGCGCTAGAACAAGCGGATATTGTAGTAAATACTTTGCCTGAAACTGAGAAAACAGTTCACCTACTTAACAAAGCACATTTTGAACGTATGAAAGATACTGCTCTGTTTATTAATGTAGGTAGAGGTACAATTGTTAAAGAAGAGATAATTATCAATGCATTAAAAGAACGACTAATAAGATATGCATATTTAGATGTATTTGAAAATGAACCCCTGAAATCCAATAATCCATTATATGACCTTGAAAACGTAACGATAACTGCACATATAACAGGAAATGGAGCAGATCACAGTAAAGAAGCGACACTATTATTCATGGATAATTTATCCCATTTTCTCAATTACGGTAAGTTAATTGAGAATGAAGTCGAACCACAAAATGGTTATTAA
- the bcp gene encoding thioredoxin-dependent thiol peroxidase, translating into MLQKGDQFPQFNLENQNGEIISKDALKGSKVILYFYPRDNTPTCTTEACDFRDNIALFNEANVKVYGISGDSKRKHQNFINKLDLNFDLLVDEDYKLSEELGVYREKKAFGKTSMGIVRTTFVLDEDGTVLDLIENVKVKTQMQQLKDILG; encoded by the coding sequence ATGTTACAAAAAGGAGATCAGTTTCCACAATTTAATTTAGAAAATCAAAATGGTGAAATCATTTCAAAAGACGCATTAAAAGGAAGTAAAGTGATTCTATACTTTTATCCAAGAGATAATACGCCTACATGTACGACAGAAGCTTGTGATTTTCGTGATAATATTGCCTTATTTAATGAAGCAAATGTGAAAGTTTATGGTATAAGTGGAGATTCAAAGCGAAAACATCAAAATTTTATTAATAAACTAGATTTGAATTTTGATTTACTCGTAGATGAAGATTATAAATTATCTGAAGAACTTGGCGTTTATCGAGAGAAGAAAGCATTCGGTAAAACTTCGATGGGAATTGTAAGAACAACTTTTGTTCTTGATGAAGATGGAACAGTTCTTGACCTTATAGAAAACGTTAAAGTTAAAACACAAATGCAACAATTAAAAGATATATTGGGGTGA
- a CDS encoding glutamate-1-semialdehyde 2,1-aminomutase — protein sequence MNFNESERLQKFSDEYILGGVNSPSRSYKAVGGGAPVMMRSGEGAYLYDVDGNKYIDYLQAYGPIITGHAHPHITKAIQEQAAQGVLYGTPTEIEIDFAKKLREAVPSLEKIRFVNSGTEAVMTTIRIARAYTNRNKIIKFAGQYHGHFDLVLVSAGSGPSQLGSPDSAGVPQSVAKEVITVPYNDIEAYKEALEHWGDEIAAVLVEPIVGNFGMVEPKPGFLEEVNQLTHDNGSLVIYDEVISAFRFHYGAAQDLYKVYPHLTAFGKIVGGGLPIGGYGGNQDIMEQVAPLGPAYQAGTMAGNPLSMKAGIALLEVLEQDGVYDKLDQLGQRLEEGLNKLIQKHQIKATVNRVYGALTLYFTDEKVSNYDQAENTDGEAFAQFFKLMLHQGINLAPSKFEAWFLTTEHTEKDIDETLDAADYAFSQMK from the coding sequence ATGAATTTTAACGAAAGTGAAAGACTTCAAAAATTCTCTGACGAATATATATTAGGTGGCGTAAATTCTCCTTCTCGCTCATACAAAGCTGTAGGTGGAGGCGCTCCTGTAATGATGCGCTCTGGTGAAGGTGCATATTTATATGATGTTGATGGAAATAAATACATCGATTATTTACAAGCTTATGGACCAATTATTACTGGCCATGCTCACCCACACATTACAAAAGCAATTCAAGAACAAGCTGCACAAGGCGTGTTGTATGGTACACCTACTGAAATTGAAATTGACTTTGCTAAAAAATTAAGAGAAGCCGTTCCCTCATTGGAAAAGATTCGTTTTGTAAATTCTGGAACTGAAGCAGTAATGACAACAATTCGTATCGCCCGTGCTTATACGAATCGAAATAAGATTATTAAATTTGCAGGTCAATATCATGGACATTTTGATTTAGTGTTAGTCTCAGCCGGCAGTGGCCCTTCTCAATTAGGCTCTCCAGATTCAGCTGGTGTGCCACAAAGCGTTGCCAAAGAAGTTATTACCGTCCCTTATAACGATATTGAAGCTTATAAGGAAGCTTTAGAACATTGGGGAGATGAAATTGCTGCCGTATTAGTAGAACCTATAGTTGGAAATTTCGGTATGGTAGAACCGAAGCCTGGCTTTTTAGAAGAAGTAAATCAGCTCACACACGATAATGGGAGTTTAGTGATTTATGATGAAGTTATTTCTGCGTTTCGTTTCCATTATGGGGCTGCACAAGATTTATATAAAGTGTACCCACATTTAACTGCATTTGGTAAAATCGTTGGCGGCGGACTACCGATTGGTGGATATGGTGGTAATCAAGACATTATGGAACAAGTAGCCCCATTAGGTCCTGCTTATCAAGCTGGTACAATGGCTGGTAATCCACTTTCAATGAAAGCAGGAATTGCCTTACTTGAAGTGTTAGAACAAGATGGCGTTTACGACAAGCTAGACCAACTTGGCCAACGTTTAGAAGAAGGTTTAAACAAACTTATTCAAAAACATCAAATTAAAGCAACTGTCAACAGAGTTTATGGTGCTTTAACACTCTATTTTACTGATGAAAAAGTAAGCAATTATGATCAAGCAGAAAATACAGACGGTGAAGCCTTTGCTCAATTCTTTAAACTCATGTTACATCAAGGTATTAACCTTGCACCGTCTAAGTTTGAAGCATGGTTCTTAACAACAGAACATACAGAAAAAGATATAGACGAAACATTAGATGCAGCAGATTACGCATTCAGTCAAATGAAATAA
- a CDS encoding FUSC family protein yields the protein MKLGARILKTGIAIILALFIASLLPNEAGLKAIAGVSAVVAMQPSVYRSLKTVSEQALGNFVGALLAVAMVTIFGDNVVIMGVTVILLIALLFQFNLAHVATLASVTALIIMGQHTGNFYVSAFYRFILVMIGVTSSSLVNLLFLPPKFESKIYYNALNICSDIFVWFKLVLNDTSDYHNIKEDRGLISKRINKLEQTYAYYAEEKPWSKKKTYSQNRKKILFKEVVRSTRQAYEVLKKMNRYQNDLHNLNQELLLQIKLEIDDLIAYHEQIFISLSKKARYDVCQLDTQIQNPQKKDLIDAYIKEIIKDPYQDGYTYSNVMQIISAIEEYHHILEHLDRLRMSFFSYHRNDNEIDIYEEDFDL from the coding sequence TTGAAATTAGGAGCTCGTATTCTTAAGACAGGTATAGCCATTATACTTGCTTTGTTTATCGCTTCTCTATTACCGAATGAAGCTGGTTTAAAAGCAATAGCTGGGGTCAGTGCTGTGGTAGCAATGCAACCAAGTGTCTATCGTTCACTTAAGACCGTATCCGAACAAGCACTTGGTAACTTTGTTGGTGCCTTACTCGCTGTTGCAATGGTTACAATATTTGGCGATAATGTTGTAATTATGGGTGTAACTGTTATTTTACTCATTGCACTTTTATTCCAATTTAATTTAGCTCATGTTGCTACGTTAGCAAGTGTGACAGCTTTAATTATAATGGGACAGCACACCGGAAATTTCTATGTTTCTGCATTTTACCGTTTTATACTTGTAATGATAGGTGTAACCAGTTCTTCCCTCGTCAATCTTTTATTTTTACCACCAAAATTTGAATCTAAGATTTACTATAATGCATTAAATATATGCTCTGATATTTTCGTGTGGTTTAAATTAGTACTCAATGATACTTCCGATTACCATAATATTAAAGAAGACAGAGGGCTTATTAGCAAAAGGATTAACAAACTTGAACAAACTTATGCTTATTATGCAGAAGAAAAGCCATGGTCGAAAAAGAAAACTTATTCACAAAATAGAAAAAAGATACTTTTCAAAGAGGTCGTGCGTAGTACACGTCAAGCTTATGAAGTCTTAAAGAAAATGAACCGTTATCAAAACGATTTGCATAACTTAAATCAAGAATTATTATTGCAAATCAAACTAGAAATCGATGATTTGATTGCGTATCATGAACAGATTTTCATAAGTCTATCTAAAAAAGCACGTTATGATGTGTGTCAACTTGATACACAAATACAAAACCCTCAAAAGAAAGATTTAATTGATGCATATATTAAAGAAATCATTAAAGACCCATATCAAGATGGCTATACTTATTCAAATGTGATGCAAATTATTTCTGCTATCGAGGAATATCACCATATCTTAGAACATCTTGATCGTTTGCGTATGAGCTTTTTCTCCTATCATAGAAATGATAATGAAATTGATATTTACGAAGAAGATTTTGATTTATAA
- a CDS encoding ABC transporter ATP-binding protein, whose protein sequence is MIRRYLQFVKPYKWRIIATIIIGIIKFGIPMLIPLLIKFVIDDVINNSGITTNEKFMRLGIALGIALFIFVIVRPPIEFLRQYLAQWTSNKILYDIRKKLYTHLQALSARFYANNQTGQVISRVINDVEQTKDFILTGLMNIWLDCVTIVIALSIMIFLDFKLTLAAVLIFPVYILTVYFFFGRLRKLTRKRSQALAEVQGFLHERVQGMSIIKSFAIEDNEARNFDKHNKHFLERAFNHTRWNAYSFSAINTVTDIGPLIVIGVGAYFAITGSITVGTLAAFVGYLEQLFGPLRRLVSSFTTLTQSFASMDRVFQLMDEDYDIKNKKGAQPIEIKKGNIELNDVSFKYNYNEAKVLKNINLNVNQGETVAFVGMSGGGKSTLINLIPRFYDVSEGEIKIDDTNIKSYLTGSLRNQIGLVQQDNILFSDTIKENILLGRPDATEDEVIEAAKMANAHDFIMNLPEGYDTEVGERGVKLSGGQKQRVSIARIFLNNPPIIILDEATSALDLESESIIQETLNILSENRTTLIVAHRLSTITHADKIVVLENGQIVETGTHQELIDKKGAYEHLYSIQNL, encoded by the coding sequence ATGATTCGCAGATATTTGCAATTTGTTAAGCCTTATAAATGGCGAATCATTGCCACGATAATAATCGGTATAATTAAATTTGGTATACCTATGTTGATACCTCTTTTAATAAAGTTTGTAATTGATGACGTCATTAATAACAGCGGAATTACAACAAACGAGAAGTTTATGAGACTTGGTATTGCATTAGGTATTGCCTTGTTTATTTTTGTCATTGTGCGTCCACCAATTGAGTTCTTACGTCAATATTTAGCGCAATGGACAAGTAACAAAATATTATATGATATTCGTAAGAAATTATATACGCATTTACAAGCACTAAGTGCACGATTTTATGCAAATAATCAAACTGGGCAAGTCATTTCACGTGTTATCAATGATGTGGAACAAACGAAAGACTTTATTTTAACTGGTTTGATGAACATCTGGTTAGATTGTGTGACTATCGTCATCGCATTATCTATTATGATCTTTTTAGATTTCAAATTGACACTGGCAGCAGTACTTATTTTCCCAGTTTATATATTAACCGTTTATTTCTTCTTTGGACGTTTAAGAAAATTAACACGTAAAAGATCACAAGCTTTAGCGGAAGTACAAGGCTTTTTACATGAACGTGTTCAAGGTATGTCTATTATTAAAAGTTTTGCCATCGAAGATAACGAGGCAAGAAACTTTGATAAACATAATAAACATTTCTTAGAGAGAGCATTTAACCATACACGATGGAATGCCTATTCATTCTCTGCAATCAATACAGTGACAGATATTGGTCCGCTCATTGTCATTGGTGTTGGTGCATACTTTGCTATTACCGGATCAATTACTGTAGGTACGTTAGCAGCATTCGTCGGTTATTTAGAGCAACTCTTTGGTCCGTTGAGACGTCTTGTTTCTTCATTTACGACATTGACGCAAAGCTTTGCATCAATGGATCGTGTATTCCAATTAATGGATGAAGATTACGATATAAAAAATAAAAAAGGTGCCCAACCGATTGAAATTAAAAAAGGGAATATTGAATTAAATGATGTAAGCTTTAAATATAACTATAACGAAGCAAAAGTATTAAAAAATATCAATCTAAATGTTAACCAAGGTGAAACTGTTGCCTTTGTAGGTATGAGTGGTGGCGGTAAATCAACTTTAATTAATTTAATCCCTCGTTTTTATGACGTATCAGAAGGTGAAATTAAGATTGATGATACAAATATTAAGTCATACTTAACAGGAAGCTTGAGAAACCAAATCGGTTTAGTTCAACAAGACAATATTCTGTTCTCAGATACGATTAAAGAGAATATATTATTAGGTCGACCTGATGCTACAGAGGACGAAGTGATTGAAGCGGCTAAGATGGCTAACGCACATGATTTTATTATGAACTTACCTGAAGGTTACGATACAGAAGTAGGGGAAAGAGGCGTAAAACTATCAGGTGGTCAAAAGCAACGTGTTTCAATTGCTCGAATCTTCCTAAATAATCCACCAATTATTATTCTTGATGAAGCGACAAGTGCACTTGATTTAGAAAGTGAATCAATTATTCAAGAAACACTTAACATATTGAGTGAGAACCGTACGACGTTGATCGTAGCTCACAGACTTTCTACAATTACACATGCAGATAAGATTGTAGTATTAGAAAATGGTCAAATTGTAGAAACAGGTACGCATCAAGAACTCATAGATAAAAAAGGTGCTTACGAACATCTTTATAGCATTCAAAACTTATAG
- the ntdP gene encoding nucleoside tri-diphosphate phosphatase codes for MVKESIPKEGQTIKIQSYKHDGNIHRVWSETTILKGTDHVVIGGNDHTLVTESDSRTWITREPAIVYFHSEYWFNVICMFREDGVYYYCNLSSPFVCDEEALKYIDYDLDIKVYPNGKYHLLDEDEYEQHMKQMNYSSDIDKILRRNVDILQQWIEQKKGPFAPDFIKVWRERYKKVRNY; via the coding sequence ATGGTAAAAGAGTCCATACCTAAAGAAGGTCAGACAATTAAAATACAAAGTTATAAACATGATGGTAATATCCACCGTGTTTGGTCTGAAACTACAATTTTAAAAGGTACGGATCATGTTGTTATAGGTGGTAATGACCACACACTCGTTACTGAGAGTGATAGTCGCACTTGGATTACCAGGGAACCTGCAATCGTATATTTCCATTCAGAATACTGGTTTAATGTGATATGCATGTTCAGAGAAGATGGTGTTTACTATTATTGTAATTTATCTTCTCCATTCGTATGTGATGAGGAAGCGTTAAAATACATCGATTACGATTTAGATATCAAGGTTTATCCAAATGGAAAATACCATCTATTAGACGAGGATGAATATGAACAGCATATGAAACAAATGAATTATTCATCAGATATTGATAAGATTTTAAGAAGAAATGTAGATATCCTTCAACAATGGATAGAACAGAAGAAAGGTCCCTTTGCTCCAGATTTTATTAAAGTGTGGCGCGAAAGATATAAAAAAGTAAGAAATTATTAA
- the mutY gene encoding A/G-specific adenine glycosylase, whose product MYSEANFKSKLIHWFDENQRQMPWRETTNPYYIWLSEVMLQQTQVNTVREYYLKFINRFPTISDLSKAEEDEVLKYWEGLGYYSRARNFHTAVKDVDENHAATVPRDPEIFKKLKGVGPYTQAAVMSIAFDQPLATVDGNVFRVWSRLNNDNRDTKLQSTRKAYEIELSPYVQSQSGTFNQAMMELGALVCTPKNPLCLFCPVQQHCEAFEQGTVSELPVKSKKIKKKNVKQHVYIIKNLNDEVLIEKRKAKLLNNMWEFPMYEATASEGINQALNIDIPISTTPIKHLKHQFTHLTWDIDVFEAKTAVDHTKTELPEEMTWMKMTDKEMYNFPVSMTKIYEFIKKQF is encoded by the coding sequence ATGTATTCCGAAGCTAATTTTAAATCAAAATTAATACATTGGTTTGATGAAAACCAACGTCAAATGCCTTGGAGAGAAACGACGAATCCGTATTATATCTGGCTCAGTGAAGTCATGTTACAACAAACACAAGTAAATACTGTAAGAGAATATTACTTAAAATTCATTAATCGTTTTCCTACAATAAGTGATTTAAGCAAAGCTGAAGAAGATGAAGTTTTAAAATATTGGGAAGGGTTAGGCTATTATAGTCGTGCTCGAAATTTCCATACAGCAGTTAAAGATGTAGATGAAAATCATGCCGCTACTGTTCCAAGAGATCCAGAAATATTTAAGAAACTAAAAGGTGTGGGACCTTATACGCAAGCTGCTGTCATGAGTATTGCATTCGATCAACCTTTGGCTACTGTTGATGGTAATGTATTTAGAGTTTGGTCTAGATTAAATAACGACAACAGAGATACGAAATTGCAATCAACACGTAAGGCATATGAGATAGAATTATCGCCTTATGTACAAAGTCAATCTGGCACGTTTAATCAAGCGATGATGGAACTAGGTGCATTGGTTTGCACACCAAAAAATCCTCTTTGTCTATTTTGTCCGGTACAACAACATTGCGAAGCATTTGAACAAGGAACGGTATCAGAATTACCTGTGAAATCAAAAAAGATTAAAAAGAAAAACGTAAAACAACATGTGTATATTATTAAAAATCTTAATGACGAAGTGCTCATTGAAAAGCGTAAGGCAAAATTACTGAACAATATGTGGGAGTTCCCAATGTATGAAGCCACTGCATCTGAGGGTATAAATCAAGCTTTAAATATTGATATTCCAATTTCAACAACACCGATAAAACATTTGAAACATCAATTTACTCATTTAACGTGGGATATAGATGTGTTCGAAGCCAAGACAGCCGTGGATCATACAAAAACAGAACTACCTGAAGAAATGACATGGATGAAAATGACAGATAAAGAAATGTATAATTTTCCAGTAAGTATGACGAAAATTTATGAATTTATTAAGAAACAATTTTAG
- a CDS encoding sugar ABC transporter permease, giving the protein MSEIKNNVFKRMPSFFKIAINQFKAQWLWFIIPFAVSLIMLGIMMLVFNLNQTDEVKQANGYFRLAGIFSFAMIIITIYKNYTSFKKHYYVNKLFNINPIYYFVVVSAITSILMLIAVTAIALVMPVNLEHSFLSLLYYVIMSFIFMVVASTIFGLLTVIRKNVKFLFIIITVISFLMVPIIFIPNNSNSILIHLFMLNPFFYLIQGIAQSVVLGRESLKNLPYHLYFYIWIGFGIFIIFTLNRIVAHKKHHQKLLDQEKMATTNKDYQEKNDTEDNDTSETTSSENITTK; this is encoded by the coding sequence ATGTCAGAGATAAAAAATAATGTTTTCAAAAGAATGCCATCTTTCTTTAAAATTGCGATAAATCAATTCAAAGCACAATGGCTTTGGTTCATTATCCCATTCGCTGTAAGTTTAATTATGCTTGGAATAATGATGTTAGTATTTAACCTTAATCAAACTGACGAAGTTAAACAAGCCAATGGTTATTTTAGGTTAGCTGGTATATTCAGTTTTGCAATGATCATCATCACAATTTATAAAAATTATACGTCATTTAAAAAGCACTATTATGTCAACAAATTATTTAACATAAATCCTATTTATTATTTCGTTGTTGTTTCTGCTATTACAAGCATATTAATGTTGATTGCTGTAACGGCAATTGCTTTAGTCATGCCAGTAAATTTAGAACATTCATTTTTATCATTATTATATTATGTAATTATGTCATTTATATTTATGGTAGTGGCATCAACCATTTTCGGATTGTTAACCGTTATTAGAAAAAATGTAAAGTTTCTGTTTATTATAATTACTGTTATTTCTTTTTTAATGGTACCTATCATTTTTATACCAAATAATAGTAATTCTATATTGATACATTTGTTTATGTTAAATCCATTTTTCTATTTAATACAAGGTATTGCGCAATCAGTAGTACTAGGTAGAGAAAGTTTGAAAAACTTACCTTATCATTTATATTTCTATATATGGATTGGATTTGGCATATTTATTATTTTCACTTTAAATAGAATAGTGGCACATAAAAAACATCATCAAAAACTATTAGATCAAGAAAAGATGGCAACTACTAATAAAGATTATCAAGAAAAAAATGATACAGAAGACAATGATACAAGTGAAACTACTTCATCAGAAAATATAACTACAAAGTAA